The following coding sequences lie in one Candidatus Vogelbacteria bacterium genomic window:
- a CDS encoding class I SAM-dependent methyltransferase, whose amino-acid sequence MFFAKLRLFILSIFWQLKVFRSFVIKRLPSHTRGYKYYWVKEDGKKYRLSMYDRQRKGGADPLHTNPNKKELVAVISVYNPKSVLEVGCGYGRLLLELKDHFNVSGIDISRDLLDLCDSSLSVSEVDIVSATDEWLDSNNWDVVFCRAVMMYFLNNESDMRMAMKNMESVANKKVIIWEWPHVCDYMKKVYPSDKFEYQPLALKVE is encoded by the coding sequence ATGTTTTTTGCTAAGTTGCGTTTGTTTATTTTGAGTATATTTTGGCAATTAAAAGTATTTCGTTCTTTTGTTATAAAAAGATTACCTTCCCACACTAGAGGATATAAATACTACTGGGTTAAGGAGGATGGTAAAAAATATCGTCTATCTATGTATGACAGGCAAAGGAAAGGTGGAGCTGATCCTTTACACACGAACCCTAATAAAAAAGAATTAGTGGCTGTTATAAGTGTCTATAATCCAAAAAGTGTTTTAGAAGTTGGTTGTGGTTATGGTCGTTTGTTGCTCGAACTAAAAGATCATTTCAATGTTAGTGGTATCGACATATCTAGAGACTTATTAGATTTATGTGATTCATCTCTATCTGTTTCTGAGGTGGATATAGTTAGTGCTACTGACGAATGGTTAGATTCTAATAATTGGGATGTTGTTTTTTGTCGGGCAGTAATGATGTATTTTTTAAACAATGAGTCTGATATGAGGATGGCTATGAAAAATATGGAATCAGTGGCTAATAAAAAAGTTATTATTTGGGAGTGGCCACACGTGTGTGATTATATGAAAAAAGTGTATCCTTCGGATAAGTTTGAATACCAGCCATTGGCATTAAAGGTTGAGTAG
- the rfbC gene encoding dTDP-4-dehydrorhamnose 3,5-epimerase: protein MDIESTFLKDVYVINPKVNLDERGFFVETYRADLFKEVGIEDFFVQDNHSLSVKKNTIRGLYFQFDKPMAKLMRVTKGSAFLVAVDIRKDSPTFGQWIGLEASADNKKQLYAPAGFARGFQTLEDMTEVQYKVSAFYNPDGQGEILWNDKDIDINWPIKEEPVISDKNKNAPAFKEWCNNPKSDLFKVNT, encoded by the coding sequence ATGGATATTGAATCTACATTTTTGAAAGATGTATATGTTATTAACCCTAAGGTTAATCTAGATGAGAGAGGTTTTTTTGTAGAGACATACAGGGCTGATTTGTTTAAAGAGGTTGGTATTGAAGATTTTTTTGTTCAAGATAACCATTCTTTATCAGTTAAAAAAAACACAATCAGGGGTTTGTATTTTCAGTTTGACAAGCCGATGGCTAAATTAATGAGGGTCACTAAGGGCTCTGCTTTTTTGGTGGCAGTTGATATAAGGAAGGATTCTCCCACTTTTGGTCAATGGATTGGTCTTGAGGCTAGTGCTGACAACAAAAAACAATTGTATGCGCCTGCTGGTTTTGCTAGAGGCTTTCAAACCTTAGAAGATATGACGGAAGTTCAATATAAAGTTTCGGCTTTCTATAACCCTGATGGTCAAGGAGAAATCTTGTGGAATGATAAAGATATCGACATTAACTGGCCAATCAAAGAAGAACCAGTTATATCTGATAAAAATAAAAATGCTCCAGCTTTTAAAGAGTGGTGCAATAACCCAAAGTCGGATTTGTTTAAAGTTAATACTTAA
- a CDS encoding GDP-mannose 4,6-dehydratase → MENRKILITGGLGFIFSHVTEYFVKKGWNVVVIDKEATGSHPEIVDGSFVYYKLDVCRPEVLDIIKKENPGYVIHAAALSDVDDSTKKPNRILEKNIMANINLFEACRLLPDLQKYIYVSTDEIYGECEVKKLEGDNFYPKNPYSCSKATGSLMRMAYENTYDNLKNKIAETRFCNVFGPRQDKRKILSLIKHGVDTGEPIPVHNEGTGYREYIYVKNIPPAIELILEKGIGPYNVTLNDGFTVKDLISRVEKVTNKNVPTTPSHRPGMDLKYQMNGERLNKELDWKPLYSFDQGIEEYFNLSK, encoded by the coding sequence ATGGAAAATAGAAAAATTTTAATTACTGGTGGTCTGGGCTTCATTTTTTCCCACGTAACAGAGTATTTTGTTAAAAAAGGTTGGAATGTGGTGGTGATAGACAAAGAAGCAACAGGTAGTCATCCTGAGATAGTTGATGGTTCTTTTGTTTACTACAAATTGGATGTTTGTCGACCTGAAGTTTTAGATATTATAAAAAAAGAAAATCCGGGATATGTTATTCATGCTGCGGCTTTGAGTGATGTTGATGATTCGACCAAAAAACCTAATCGTATTTTGGAGAAGAACATCATGGCTAATATAAATCTATTTGAAGCTTGCCGGTTGTTGCCTGATTTACAAAAATACATCTATGTGTCGACTGACGAAATTTATGGTGAGTGTGAAGTAAAAAAATTAGAAGGCGATAATTTTTATCCCAAAAATCCGTATTCATGCTCTAAAGCTACTGGCTCTTTGATGAGGATGGCTTATGAAAATACTTACGATAATCTTAAAAACAAGATAGCTGAGACCAGGTTTTGTAACGTTTTTGGACCAAGACAGGACAAACGCAAAATCTTGTCTTTAATAAAACATGGGGTTGATACTGGGGAGCCTATACCTGTTCACAATGAAGGAACTGGTTACCGTGAGTATATTTACGTTAAAAACATACCACCGGCCATAGAGCTGATTTTAGAGAAGGGAATCGGTCCGTATAATGTGACATTAAATGATGGTTTTACAGTGAAAGATTTAATAAGCCGTGTGGAAAAGGTGACTAATAAAAATGTGCCAACCACTCCTTCTCATCGCCCGGGTATGGACCTTAAATATCAAATGAATGGAGAAAGATTGAATAAAGAACTTGATTGGAAACCTCTCTACAGCTTCGATCAGGGTATCGAGGAATATTTTAATTTATCTAAGTAG
- a CDS encoding glycosyltransferase family 2 protein — MKLSIIIPCYNEQETLPELLNKVVSLSLENWLTEIIIVNDGSTDETSQILQNFKERYPFLIIYNLPKNQGKGSAIKSGLTLATGDFVIIQDADLEYDPKDIVNLITKVKDKKTIVFGSRNLSTETTRGKLIPRLGVKTITYLINLLYNQNLTDVWTCYKLFPRSAFIFFDEGKFESEITFIQKALRHEYQILEGSISYNPRSVAEGKKIRYRDGLITIFKILKLFFQQKYLEKNIVERPTLTDHK; from the coding sequence ATGAAACTTTCTATAATCATCCCTTGTTACAACGAACAAGAAACTTTACCTGAATTACTGAACAAGGTGGTTAGTTTATCTCTAGAAAACTGGCTAACAGAAATAATTATAGTTAATGACGGCTCAACTGACGAAACTTCACAAATTTTACAAAATTTTAAAGAAAGATACCCCTTTTTAATCATCTATAACCTACCCAAAAATCAAGGCAAAGGATCTGCCATAAAGTCTGGCCTAACTTTAGCTACTGGTGATTTTGTTATTATTCAGGATGCTGATTTAGAATATGATCCAAAAGATATTGTTAACTTAATTACAAAAGTTAAGGACAAAAAGACTATTGTTTTTGGTTCACGAAACTTATCAACAGAAACCACTAGGGGTAAATTAATCCCCCGCCTAGGTGTTAAAACTATCACTTATTTAATAAACTTATTATATAACCAAAACTTAACTGACGTCTGGACTTGCTATAAATTATTTCCCCGATCTGCATTCATCTTTTTTGACGAAGGAAAATTTGAATCTGAAATAACGTTTATCCAAAAAGCCCTTAGGCACGAATACCAAATCTTAGAAGGCAGTATTTCTTACAACCCAAGAAGCGTCGCCGAAGGGAAGAAGATCCGCTACCGAGATGGTTTAATTACCATATTCAAGATACTTAAACTATTTTTCCAGCAAAAATATCTAGAGAAAAATATCGTAGAGAGACCCACCTTGACTGATCACAAATAA
- a CDS encoding GtrA family protein produces the protein MKKIINSLYFRFIIAGSLGAGVNLFIFHLLFSVLMFHYLFASMVAVGVSLMVSFLLQKFFTFKNKEINNLSSQVGGYLSVAGFNLAANVAIVFFLVEWLNTFELLAQGLAAAILAVSSFIFYRFFIFGNTSMKKYNLINQAAFLVLAAVIAIFLVFSVNGVYDLRIDSEIYLGQIDSFSKNQLFESSSGVLLRLAKPVYGFVGAIFSTIMLPQQSLLLINICFFFILIASFFWLLLLLGFNQRFSLIGCIWLIFSYPLLKYGLALGTDISGWALAAMSVALILSAIKSAKDYRFLVASLVGTVGLLSKETGVMGLLFGVVIIVFYFKKQGLRQTLKRLSLLLVPAGLITGSYFMILAGRAPLFLDWFKQNQSVYQNDYHTFVNFVLVESSSFNILWLLVVVSLVFAFKFWKKGIYYPIMFWQYMLILSVVTLPVLLWPIFISRIIFIQFLWVIPVALLGLSEIEKIAIRNNRQELFWIIAALPVLCSVILFVISQGGSLYDIFL, from the coding sequence ATGAAAAAAATAATTAATAGTCTATATTTTCGTTTTATAATAGCAGGATCATTAGGGGCAGGAGTTAACCTGTTTATTTTCCATTTATTATTTTCGGTTTTAATGTTTCATTATTTGTTTGCTTCAATGGTGGCGGTTGGGGTGTCTTTGATGGTTAGTTTTTTATTGCAGAAGTTTTTTACCTTTAAAAACAAAGAGATAAATAATTTAAGTTCACAAGTTGGGGGTTATTTATCAGTTGCTGGGTTTAATTTGGCAGCTAACGTAGCTATTGTTTTTTTTCTGGTAGAGTGGTTAAATACGTTTGAGTTGTTGGCTCAGGGTCTGGCAGCTGCCATTCTGGCTGTATCGTCCTTCATATTTTATCGGTTTTTTATTTTTGGCAATACTTCTATGAAAAAATATAATTTAATTAATCAGGCTGCGTTTTTGGTTTTGGCGGCGGTGATTGCGATTTTTTTGGTTTTTAGTGTGAACGGTGTTTATGATCTCCGGATAGATAGTGAAATATATCTGGGTCAGATTGATTCATTTTCAAAAAATCAACTTTTTGAAAGCAGTTCAGGGGTGTTATTGCGGCTGGCTAAACCGGTCTATGGTTTCGTTGGGGCAATTTTCTCAACAATCATGTTACCCCAGCAGTCTCTACTGCTCATCAATATCTGCTTCTTCTTTATTTTAATTGCTAGCTTTTTTTGGCTCCTACTCTTACTCGGTTTTAATCAGCGCTTTTCATTGATTGGTTGTATTTGGTTGATTTTCAGTTATCCGTTATTAAAATATGGACTAGCTTTAGGAACAGACATATCAGGCTGGGCTTTGGCTGCTATGTCAGTTGCTTTAATCTTGTCTGCTATAAAATCTGCTAAGGATTATAGGTTTCTAGTTGCTTCATTGGTTGGAACAGTAGGTCTTTTGTCTAAAGAAACAGGAGTTATGGGTTTGTTGTTTGGTGTGGTGATCATCGTCTTTTACTTTAAGAAACAAGGATTACGTCAAACCTTGAAACGACTCTCTTTGTTGCTAGTTCCGGCTGGCCTGATTACCGGGTCTTATTTTATGATTCTAGCCGGACGAGCTCCTCTATTTTTAGATTGGTTTAAACAAAATCAGTCTGTTTATCAAAATGATTACCACACTTTTGTTAATTTTGTTTTAGTGGAGAGCTCATCTTTTAACATTCTATGGTTGTTGGTTGTAGTTTCTTTAGTATTTGCCTTTAAATTTTGGAAGAAGGGAATTTATTATCCCATCATGTTTTGGCAATACATGCTAATTTTAAGTGTTGTTACCTTGCCTGTTTTATTGTGGCCGATATTTATTTCGCGGATTATCTTTATTCAGTTTTTATGGGTGATACCGGTGGCTTTATTGGGTTTGTCCGAGATTGAAAAAATAGCCATTCGAAATAATAGACAGGAATTATTCTGGATCATCGCGGCCCTGCCTGTTTTATGCAGTGTTATTTTATTTGTGATCAGTCAAGGTGGGTCTCTCTACGATATTTTTCTCTAG
- a CDS encoding glycosyltransferase family 4 protein: protein MKVGLILHPYGEKMAAGLGRSIFSLAKSIVEGGPETQFTIFLKDTKMVEPFSETKNWIPVTLPGHLFWLDFGLFRKNDLDVYVFFTPVMPLFVKLKKTVLVVHDLGYLNLPANGIRQYLSRMAVKLVHRHSLMRVDKIIAVSDYTKSEIEKFYPEVVDKVVVILNGFNKINANNLEAVKQLPDHDFFLFVGVLKDRKNPMGVVKAFDLFKERTHSHNILVFAGKNDNSEVSKLINESKYKNDIFCLGYVSEKQLAYLYKKALALVFPSLLEGFGMPILESMDVGTPVITSDRGAMKEVAGVAAYLVNPDSVEDICLAMEKISSDENLRSNLTELGLERSKNFSWEKAAKGYLKIIYEKNN, encoded by the coding sequence ATGAAAGTAGGTTTAATTCTGCACCCTTATGGTGAAAAAATGGCCGCCGGCTTAGGGCGGTCTATTTTTTCTTTAGCTAAGTCTATAGTTGAAGGTGGGCCAGAGACCCAATTTACTATTTTCTTAAAGGATACAAAGATGGTTGAGCCTTTTTCTGAAACAAAAAATTGGATACCTGTTACCTTGCCTGGGCATCTATTCTGGTTGGATTTTGGCCTGTTCCGTAAAAATGACCTTGATGTTTACGTCTTTTTCACACCAGTGATGCCGTTGTTTGTTAAGTTGAAGAAGACTGTTTTAGTTGTTCACGATCTGGGGTATTTAAACTTACCCGCTAATGGAATTAGGCAGTACCTCAGTAGAATGGCGGTTAAACTTGTTCACCGGCACTCTCTAATGAGGGTGGATAAAATAATTGCTGTATCTGACTACACGAAAAGCGAGATTGAGAAGTTTTATCCCGAAGTGGTTGATAAAGTAGTAGTCATTCTAAATGGTTTCAATAAAATTAATGCAAACAATTTAGAAGCTGTAAAGCAGTTGCCAGACCATGATTTTTTCTTATTTGTAGGGGTTTTGAAAGACCGTAAAAATCCTATGGGTGTAGTAAAAGCTTTTGACTTGTTTAAGGAACGTACCCACTCGCATAATATATTAGTTTTTGCTGGTAAAAATGATAATAGTGAGGTGTCAAAGCTTATTAACGAAAGTAAGTACAAGAATGATATTTTTTGTTTGGGTTATGTTAGTGAAAAACAATTGGCTTATTTATACAAAAAGGCCCTAGCCCTAGTTTTCCCTAGTTTGTTGGAAGGTTTTGGTATGCCTATTTTAGAATCAATGGATGTTGGGACACCGGTTATTACTTCTGATAGGGGGGCTATGAAAGAGGTGGCTGGAGTGGCGGCTTACTTAGTAAATCCTGACTCGGTTGAAGATATTTGTTTAGCTATGGAAAAAATTTCCTCAGATGAAAACCTCAGATCAAATTTAACAGAGTTAGGATTAGAGAGATCTAAAAACTTTTCTTGGGAAAAGGCTGCTAAGGGATATCTAAAAATTATTTATGAAAAAAATAATTAA
- a CDS encoding FkbM family methyltransferase codes for MKLDRFIKFISNRLKIWQLELTFISKLRLFFWSFLCPFFKKIKIPIPTIHIKFKNKSLFIFDWTDMGTFFEIFIFEEYFVEVDQALVKRVLDLGSNRGYSSIYLANKFPGAQVISVEADPGNIEKLKINLSDFGDNGIVIEPKAISDHGGVVDFYLNFGVSISGSTLIRDAKAKKVSVPAMTLVDLEKKYGSFDVVKFDIEGTETTAIKPESLGYKPMIWIGEYHEDLTAVPLDVFLQRFEGYRLSSVRKIAKFRSLIILELIK; via the coding sequence ATGAAATTAGATAGGTTTATAAAATTTATATCAAATAGACTTAAGATATGGCAGCTTGAGTTAACTTTTATCAGTAAATTGAGATTATTTTTCTGGTCTTTTTTGTGCCCTTTTTTTAAAAAAATAAAAATACCAATACCAACCATACACATAAAATTTAAAAATAAATCCCTTTTTATTTTTGATTGGACGGATATGGGTACTTTTTTTGAGATTTTTATTTTTGAAGAGTATTTTGTCGAAGTTGATCAAGCTCTGGTTAAGAGGGTTTTAGATTTGGGGTCAAACCGTGGTTATTCTTCAATATATTTAGCAAATAAATTTCCTGGAGCTCAGGTCATTTCAGTTGAGGCTGATCCAGGTAATATAGAAAAACTTAAAATAAACCTAAGTGATTTCGGGGATAACGGTATCGTAATAGAACCTAAGGCGATTTCAGATCATGGAGGGGTAGTTGATTTTTATTTAAACTTTGGAGTTAGTATTTCAGGATCTACATTGATTAGAGATGCTAAGGCAAAAAAAGTTTCCGTTCCAGCTATGACCTTGGTAGATTTAGAAAAGAAATACGGATCATTTGATGTGGTTAAGTTTGATATTGAAGGAACAGAAACCACAGCTATTAAGCCTGAATCTTTAGGATATAAACCTATGATTTGGATAGGTGAGTATCACGAAGATTTAACTGCGGTACCGTTAGATGTTTTTTTGCAACGGTTCGAAGGTTACCGATTATCAAGTGTTAGAAAAATTGCTAAATTTCGGAGTTTAATTATTTTGGAATTAATCAAATAG
- a CDS encoding glycosyltransferase family 4 protein gives MKLLIITQKVDLADPILGFFHGWILAFSQKFNSITVICLGKGEYNLPGNVKVLSLGKEIKKSKAVYLWRYFFFLLKERKKYDAVLVHMNQEYVILAGWLWWFLGKKVFMWRNHHSGSWLTDLSVLFCDKVFCTSKYSYTAKYRKTVLMPVGIDLDLFKENLVGEKIPKSILFVGRISPVKKIHVLIEALKYLKNENIDFSASVYGDPLESDQGYYQELQEKVVQGGLDRQIKFYSGVPNSSTANIYNSHKIFVNLSSSGMYDKTIFESIACGCLPVVCNKNLVGQINNDFIFIEDDHRDLASKLKTMLKFAPTERDRSCLHDVVINHSLTSLSSKIFNEIR, from the coding sequence ATGAAGCTGCTAATTATTACTCAGAAGGTTGATTTAGCTGATCCGATATTAGGTTTTTTTCATGGTTGGATATTGGCATTTTCGCAGAAATTTAATTCAATTACAGTTATTTGTTTAGGAAAGGGTGAGTATAACTTACCTGGCAACGTTAAGGTTTTATCTTTAGGTAAAGAGATAAAAAAATCCAAGGCAGTGTATTTATGGCGTTACTTCTTTTTTCTTTTGAAAGAAAGAAAGAAATATGACGCCGTACTGGTTCATATGAATCAGGAGTATGTTATTTTGGCTGGCTGGTTGTGGTGGTTTTTGGGTAAAAAAGTTTTTATGTGGAGAAATCATCATTCAGGCTCATGGCTTACTGATTTAAGTGTCCTTTTTTGTGATAAGGTTTTTTGTACTTCAAAATATTCCTACACTGCCAAATATCGAAAAACAGTTTTAATGCCGGTGGGTATAGATCTTGATTTATTTAAAGAAAATCTAGTTGGCGAGAAAATTCCAAAGTCCATTCTTTTTGTAGGTAGAATTTCTCCAGTTAAAAAAATTCACGTTTTGATTGAAGCCCTAAAATATTTAAAAAATGAAAATATAGACTTTTCAGCTAGTGTCTATGGTGACCCTTTGGAGTCGGATCAGGGCTACTACCAAGAACTACAAGAAAAAGTTGTTCAAGGTGGCCTCGACAGACAAATTAAGTTTTATTCAGGTGTACCAAATAGTTCAACTGCCAATATTTATAATAGTCATAAAATATTTGTTAATCTAAGTTCAAGTGGTATGTATGATAAAACTATTTTTGAATCGATCGCCTGTGGGTGTTTACCAGTTGTTTGTAATAAAAATCTAGTAGGACAAATAAATAATGACTTTATTTTTATTGAAGATGATCATCGAGACTTAGCTAGTAAGTTAAAAACGATGTTGAAATTTGCACCTACTGAGAGAGACAGATCCTGTTTACATGATGTTGTTATTAATCATTCCTTGACTAGTTTAAGTTCTAAAATATTTAATGAAATTAGATAG
- a CDS encoding class I SAM-dependent methyltransferase yields MKNSTAQIYEYHHSTARAEDFSILKEARGKLFKFLVGQNKMVLDIGCRDGALTSFFVEGNKVLGVDVDSISLLRAKERLNIETTILDLHGNWAEISGRSFDCVVAGEVLEHVYYPEEVIKKVRGHLNSGGVFIGSVPNPFNFKNRLRYLLGSKKGTPLSDPTHINHFHINELRSVLGKYFSKVEIIGLGRWVKLARWFPGWCSFDLVFVARD; encoded by the coding sequence GTGAAAAATTCTACAGCCCAAATATACGAATATCACCATTCTACAGCTCGAGCTGAAGATTTTAGTATCCTAAAAGAAGCTAGGGGGAAATTATTTAAATTCTTAGTGGGTCAAAATAAAATGGTTTTAGATATTGGTTGTCGTGATGGCGCTCTAACTAGTTTTTTTGTTGAAGGAAACAAAGTTTTAGGGGTTGATGTCGATTCCATTAGTCTATTAAGGGCTAAAGAGAGGCTTAATATAGAAACGACCATTTTGGACCTTCATGGTAACTGGGCTGAGATATCAGGGCGGTCGTTTGACTGTGTAGTAGCTGGAGAGGTTCTAGAGCACGTTTATTACCCGGAAGAGGTAATTAAGAAAGTCAGGGGTCATTTAAATAGTGGTGGTGTTTTTATTGGCTCTGTACCTAATCCTTTTAATTTTAAAAATAGACTACGGTATTTATTGGGATCAAAAAAAGGAACACCGCTTTCAGACCCTACCCACATCAACCATTTCCATATTAACGAACTAAGGTCTGTTCTGGGGAAGTATTTTTCTAAAGTCGAAATAATTGGATTGGGTAGATGGGTCAAACTAGCTCGTTGGTTTCCGGGCTGGTGTAGTTTTGATCTAGTTTTTGTTGCTCGAGACTAA
- a CDS encoding glycosyltransferase, with protein sequence MKLIIFSKDTKIFDKSSSVQKRMLDLAGAFEQVHIIVLSSGRQKYLPELLPPNLFLYSGQASFYFFGYATALSIGLQIVKKIGKTGVVITAQDPFEVGCIAYLVSKISRVKLQLQVHTDLGNFYFRKDLFKNRIRLLIAGYLLPRADKVRVVSSKIKDFLISSFGVEEKNITILPVWMDFGEYRSAPVKIDLRKLYPQFDEIILISSRLTREKNISLALLSFKKISEQRPMAGLIIVGDGPERLNLENQVKALGLEGRVVFRGWSDDLTSCYKTADLFVNTSWYEGFGRTLLEALVCGCPVVSTDVGIAKEAGVTIADFTPDDFAGKMIAVLSKPGPVLFPAKFNLTKEEYIKIFKTSLE encoded by the coding sequence ATGAAACTAATTATCTTTTCCAAAGATACTAAAATATTTGACAAGTCTAGTTCAGTCCAAAAAAGGATGCTGGACCTGGCTGGTGCCTTTGAACAAGTTCATATAATAGTTTTATCATCTGGCCGTCAAAAATATTTACCAGAGCTTTTACCACCTAATTTGTTTTTATATAGCGGTCAAGCAAGTTTTTATTTTTTTGGATATGCAACAGCTTTGTCGATAGGTTTGCAAATAGTAAAAAAAATAGGAAAAACCGGAGTTGTTATCACAGCTCAAGATCCGTTTGAGGTTGGCTGTATTGCTTATTTAGTTTCTAAAATAAGTAGGGTCAAACTACAACTACAAGTTCATACTGACTTGGGTAATTTTTATTTTAGAAAAGATCTGTTTAAAAACAGAATTCGTTTATTGATTGCTGGTTACTTATTACCAAGAGCGGACAAGGTCAGGGTTGTTTCAAGTAAAATAAAAGATTTTTTAATTTCTAGTTTCGGAGTTGAAGAAAAAAATATAACCATTCTGCCGGTCTGGATGGATTTTGGGGAATATAGATCAGCTCCAGTTAAAATTGATTTAAGAAAATTGTATCCTCAGTTTGATGAAATTATTTTAATTTCATCTCGCCTGACTAGAGAAAAAAATATCAGTCTTGCTTTGTTGTCTTTTAAAAAGATATCAGAGCAAAGGCCAATGGCTGGTTTAATTATTGTTGGTGATGGTCCGGAGAGGTTAAATTTAGAAAATCAGGTCAAAGCTTTAGGCCTTGAAGGCAGGGTGGTTTTTAGGGGTTGGTCAGATGATCTGACTTCTTGTTATAAAACAGCTGATTTATTTGTAAATACTTCCTGGTATGAGGGTTTTGGGCGGACCCTGCTAGAAGCATTGGTTTGTGGTTGTCCAGTAGTTTCAACTGACGTTGGTATAGCCAAAGAAGCCGGTGTAACAATTGCTGATTTTACCCCTGACGATTTTGCTGGTAAGATGATCGCTGTATTAAGTAAACCTGGCCCAGTATTGTTTCCGGCCAAATTTAATCTAACTAAGGAAGAGTATATTAAAATTTTTAAGACCAGTTTAGAGTGA
- a CDS encoding glycosyltransferase family 4 protein: MVSPISKPRVLIFSTAYFPFVGGAEIAIKEITDRLIDYDFDLITVNFGAEYLPIETVGRVTVYRVGRGTLGKFLLPIFGVIKAYKLNQIRKYNFLWAMMASQAGVTTAIYNKFFFQGRLLLTLQEGDEETHLARYVGGVSFLYRLLIKPWYLFVLKSATQVTVISHYLKSRAVTTGVNVPITVVPNGVNFEVFKPATNKFILDYKLVVTTSRLVEKNNIDTLIRAMVYLPSDVHLAIVGDGPDRGKLTKIIDELSLSDRVEIIGYLPQVDMLTFLRQADVYARVSRSEGLGNSFLEAMAVKVPVLASAVGGIVDFLDDGRTGWFADPNNSKDIAEKITYILQSSNKEVVQEVVEKAFIKVHQDYTWESVVLRLKPIFDLLTTNDSK; this comes from the coding sequence ATGGTTAGTCCTATCTCAAAACCAAGAGTCCTTATTTTTTCGACTGCTTATTTTCCATTTGTGGGTGGAGCAGAAATAGCGATCAAAGAAATTACTGATCGACTAATTGATTATGATTTTGACTTGATCACTGTTAATTTTGGTGCTGAATACCTACCAATTGAAACTGTTGGTCGAGTGACTGTTTATCGAGTAGGTAGAGGGACTTTAGGGAAATTTCTATTACCAATCTTCGGAGTAATAAAAGCCTATAAACTTAATCAAATAAGAAAATATAATTTTTTGTGGGCGATGATGGCCAGTCAGGCTGGCGTGACTACAGCTATTTATAATAAATTTTTCTTTCAAGGTCGATTACTTCTAACTTTACAGGAAGGGGACGAAGAAACTCATTTAGCTCGATATGTAGGTGGTGTTAGTTTTTTGTACCGCTTATTAATTAAACCTTGGTATTTATTTGTTTTAAAAAGTGCCACCCAAGTAACAGTTATTAGTCATTATCTTAAAAGCAGAGCAGTCACAACTGGAGTTAATGTGCCAATTACAGTCGTCCCTAATGGGGTTAATTTTGAAGTGTTTAAACCAGCGACCAATAAATTTATTTTAGATTATAAGTTGGTGGTGACAACTTCGCGGTTAGTTGAAAAAAATAATATTGATACCCTGATCAGGGCAATGGTTTATTTACCATCAGATGTTCATTTAGCTATTGTTGGCGATGGTCCAGATCGGGGGAAATTAACTAAAATCATAGACGAGTTGAGTTTATCTGATCGGGTAGAAATAATTGGTTATTTACCACAGGTAGATATGTTGACCTTTTTGCGGCAAGCTGATGTTTACGCTCGAGTTAGCCGTTCGGAAGGTTTAGGTAATTCTTTTTTAGAAGCGATGGCAGTCAAAGTACCAGTACTGGCTTCAGCGGTAGGTGGTATTGTAGATTTTCTTGATGACGGGCGGACTGGTTGGTTTGCAGACCCTAATAATTCTAAGGATATAGCAGAAAAAATAACATATATTCTTCAGTCTAGTAATAAAGAAGTGGTTCAAGAGGTGGTTGAAAAAGCTTTTATTAAAGTTCATCAAGATTACACTTGGGAGTCGGTCGTCTTGCGCCTGAAGCCGATATTTGATTTGCTTACTACCAATGATAGTAAATAA